A single window of Rubripirellula lacrimiformis DNA harbors:
- a CDS encoding IS1182 family transposase, whose protein sequence is MKIPTDAQQRGSARTHRPERSQVEMRFYSLDQMVAREHRVRLVWQYCESLDLGPLYEKIKSKVDGRGRTPIDPRILFALWFYATLEGISSARRLSDLTTRDFHYLWICGDVTVNHHTLSDFRSGNAEYLEKLLSDSIAVLLSEKLITLDTIGQDGMRVRASAGSSSFRSESTLQQMQEVAEDYVKELAERSDEEAAAATRAEQAARKRAADERLERIKAAQENLKELERRRKEKRSRKSKSTPRASTTDPEAARMKMGDGGFRPAYNVQFASDGDSRIVVGVSVDNQGSDQGEMLPMYESICRTYGVTPAHYLVDGGFTKASDIEAMDAAGTEVYGPLKDIKRQVANGKDPHASKPGDSDAMARYRKRMGTPEAQEMLRRRPSIAEFPNAECRNRGLHQFRVRGQKKAMAQTLWHVLVNNFNRLNNLGFLQTLMRQSCTATP, encoded by the coding sequence GCACCGCGTTCGTTTGGTATGGCAGTACTGCGAATCGCTCGACCTCGGACCGCTTTACGAGAAGATCAAATCGAAAGTAGATGGTCGTGGTCGTACCCCGATCGATCCGCGAATCCTCTTCGCCCTGTGGTTCTACGCAACGCTCGAAGGGATCAGTAGCGCCCGCCGTTTGAGCGATTTGACCACCCGCGACTTCCACTACCTGTGGATCTGCGGCGATGTCACGGTTAATCATCACACCCTGAGCGACTTTCGCAGCGGCAACGCCGAGTATCTCGAGAAGTTGCTTAGCGACTCGATCGCCGTGCTGCTGAGCGAAAAACTGATCACGTTGGATACCATCGGGCAGGATGGCATGCGGGTGCGTGCCTCGGCCGGCAGCAGTTCGTTTCGGTCCGAATCGACGCTCCAACAGATGCAAGAGGTTGCCGAAGACTATGTAAAGGAACTCGCCGAGCGATCCGACGAGGAAGCTGCCGCGGCAACTCGGGCCGAACAGGCCGCCCGCAAGCGTGCTGCCGACGAACGACTCGAGCGTATCAAGGCGGCTCAAGAGAACCTCAAAGAACTTGAGCGACGTCGTAAAGAGAAACGATCACGCAAAAGCAAGTCGACCCCACGAGCCTCCACAACGGACCCCGAAGCGGCGCGGATGAAGATGGGAGACGGCGGTTTTCGCCCCGCCTATAACGTCCAATTCGCCAGCGACGGCGACTCTCGAATTGTCGTCGGCGTGAGCGTTGACAATCAGGGCAGCGATCAAGGTGAGATGCTTCCGATGTACGAGTCGATCTGCCGCACCTATGGGGTGACGCCGGCACACTACTTGGTCGACGGCGGGTTCACCAAAGCGAGCGATATCGAAGCGATGGACGCTGCGGGGACGGAGGTTTACGGTCCACTGAAGGACATCAAAAGACAAGTCGCTAACGGCAAGGATCCCCATGCGAGCAAGCCGGGCGATAGCGACGCGATGGCGAGGTATCGAAAGAGGATGGGGACACCCGAGGCGCAGGAGATGTTGAGACGACGTCCATCGATAGCTGAATTTCCCAACGCGGAATGTCGTAATCGCGGTCTTCATCAGTTCCGGGTTCGTGGCCAGAAGAAAGCAATGGCCCAAACGCTTTGGCACGTGCTGGTGAACAACTTCAATCGATTGAACAACCTAGGATTTTTACAAACACTGATGAGGCAATCCTGTACTGCGACGCCTTGA
- a CDS encoding MlaD family protein produces the protein MLAVCGCWSAKHQGITLVVAFPASADVSPGSPVEYNGTRIGTVGDVELTDDGNIRAELLLAADTTITHALAPVAFPRRAGVAASPVVFSPVSSDELASIYGDDLLTIDSNYQDGEYSSFGRVFDPQG, from the coding sequence TTGCTCGCCGTTTGCGGCTGCTGGTCGGCCAAGCACCAGGGTATTACTCTCGTCGTCGCGTTTCCCGCTTCGGCCGATGTAAGTCCCGGTTCGCCCGTCGAATACAATGGAACACGTATCGGAACCGTCGGTGATGTTGAATTGACCGACGACGGGAATATCCGTGCCGAGTTGCTCTTGGCCGCGGACACGACGATCACTCACGCATTGGCTCCCGTTGCGTTTCCTCGACGTGCTGGTGTCGCTGCATCGCCGGTTGTATTCTCTCCTGTTTCGAGCGATGAATTGGCGTCGATTTACGGCGATGATTTGCTAACGATTGACTCTAACTACCAGGACGGAGAGTACTCTTCCTTCGGTCGTGTTTTCGACCCGCAGGGCTGA
- a CDS encoding site-specific integrase, with amino-acid sequence MPQWFDEYARLQQDDGEPLKVETSRVLAFLRSLRDRGVPAWQRLQAARAVEWYQALVLRNDEVDFVHFKQKLGELAELEKRAGVAVENGGGMPGEGLPGLIDPNEPAAVRKMRARMRVLHHPKSTEQAYVGWLVRFIRHLDDENVDKYGEPEIGHFLTELAVVGEVTAGTQNQALAALLFFLVSRGASMGPAMGAFRAPTHLRCVRKFVLRI; translated from the coding sequence ATGCCGCAATGGTTCGATGAATACGCAAGACTACAGCAAGATGACGGTGAGCCTCTGAAAGTTGAGACGTCCCGGGTGCTCGCGTTCCTCCGTTCTCTCCGCGATCGGGGCGTGCCAGCCTGGCAGCGATTGCAGGCGGCCCGAGCGGTCGAGTGGTACCAAGCGCTCGTCTTACGCAATGACGAGGTGGATTTCGTTCATTTCAAACAGAAGCTTGGTGAGCTCGCTGAACTTGAAAAGCGCGCCGGGGTGGCAGTCGAGAATGGAGGCGGTATGCCTGGCGAAGGCTTGCCAGGACTGATCGATCCGAATGAACCCGCAGCTGTACGCAAAATGCGAGCGCGAATGCGGGTGCTCCATCACCCAAAGTCCACCGAACAGGCCTACGTCGGATGGCTCGTTCGTTTCATTCGCCACTTGGACGACGAAAATGTGGACAAATATGGCGAGCCCGAAATTGGGCATTTCCTAACCGAGCTAGCAGTCGTCGGTGAAGTTACTGCGGGGACGCAAAACCAAGCTCTGGCAGCATTGCTCTTCTTTTTGGTGTCACGGGGCGCCTCGATGGGACCAGCAATGGGCGCTTTTCGTGCCCCCACCCATTTGAGGTGTGTCCGCAAATTCGTTCTTCGGATTTAA
- a CDS encoding winged helix-turn-helix domain-containing protein, with protein sequence MIELSSNHARRLVVAHQGLHKSHAFGRGTSALSACIERLGYIQIDTISVVHRAHHHTFWTRVPTYREAQLDTLQRERKVFEYWSHAAAYLPMQDYRYCLPYMNAVASGQKKHWYTPDRKVMAAVMRRIRSSGAAMARDFEASADDKQHFWGSKKPAKIALEQLFIEGKLMVSHREGFQKVFDLTERVLPPGLDTTTPSNEEFIRYLVQRTIQSQGIVTETEIGYLRKGTKADIKKQVQQMLADGEIAEVSVAGKPEVYYSREDCIHKASKVRVAKKVRLLSPFDNLVIQRKRVTNLFDFDYQIECYVPEGKRVYGYFCLPILYGDKLVGRLDPKADRKNRTLIVRNLVIEKTIKDVDAFVDQLARAIDSFARFNGCERTTVQRVNHKKIAAALADQLSCSDDPQ encoded by the coding sequence ATGATCGAGCTTTCATCGAATCACGCCAGACGACTGGTCGTCGCCCACCAAGGTCTGCACAAAAGTCATGCATTTGGACGCGGCACTTCGGCGCTGTCCGCTTGCATCGAACGCTTAGGTTATATCCAGATCGACACAATCTCCGTCGTTCATCGTGCCCATCACCACACCTTCTGGACACGGGTTCCAACCTATCGCGAAGCCCAGTTGGACACACTGCAACGGGAACGCAAGGTGTTCGAGTACTGGTCGCATGCGGCGGCCTACCTCCCCATGCAGGACTACCGGTACTGTCTGCCCTACATGAACGCAGTCGCGTCGGGGCAAAAGAAACACTGGTACACGCCAGACCGAAAAGTCATGGCAGCCGTGATGCGGCGGATCCGATCAAGCGGCGCCGCGATGGCCCGAGATTTCGAAGCATCAGCGGACGACAAACAACACTTCTGGGGCTCGAAAAAGCCCGCCAAGATTGCGCTGGAACAACTGTTCATCGAAGGAAAGTTGATGGTCAGCCACAGAGAAGGCTTTCAGAAAGTCTTTGACCTAACCGAACGTGTCTTGCCACCAGGCCTGGACACCACCACGCCCAGCAACGAAGAGTTCATTCGTTACTTGGTACAGCGAACCATTCAGTCCCAAGGGATCGTGACCGAGACCGAAATCGGTTACCTGCGAAAGGGAACCAAAGCGGACATCAAGAAACAGGTCCAGCAGATGTTGGCAGACGGCGAAATCGCCGAAGTGTCCGTCGCCGGAAAGCCAGAAGTCTATTACTCTCGCGAGGACTGCATCCACAAGGCCAGCAAGGTACGCGTCGCCAAGAAGGTCCGTCTGTTATCCCCCTTCGACAACTTGGTCATCCAACGCAAGCGAGTGACCAACCTGTTCGACTTCGACTACCAGATCGAGTGTTACGTTCCCGAAGGCAAGCGAGTGTACGGATACTTTTGCCTTCCCATCCTGTACGGTGACAAATTGGTCGGTCGACTCGATCCCAAGGCCGACCGAAAGAACCGAACCTTGATCGTTCGCAACCTGGTGATCGAAAAAACGATCAAGGATGTCGACGCATTCGTTGACCAACTGGCTCGGGCGATCGACTCGTTCGCCAGGTTCAACGGCTGCGAACGCACGACCGTCCAGCGCGTGAATCATAAGAAGATCGCCGCGGCGTTGGCTGACCAGTTGTCTTGCAGTGACGACCCGCAATGA
- a CDS encoding tyrosine-type recombinase/integrase, translated as MGLRLNEALSLQVGDIDAARGFAHIHRGKGAKDRLLPLPPSTLKLLRSYWCTHRHPSLLFPGNRRGHSLAKHEISTAKNPMSETTVQEAISKITGTMKLGKKVTHRKRNH; from the coding sequence ATGGGACTGCGGCTCAACGAAGCGTTGAGCTTGCAGGTTGGTGACATCGATGCCGCTCGCGGGTTCGCTCACATCCATCGCGGGAAAGGAGCCAAAGATCGCTTACTGCCGCTGCCACCTTCAACGCTGAAGTTGTTGCGAAGCTATTGGTGCACGCACCGGCATCCGTCGTTGCTGTTCCCCGGCAATCGACGCGGGCACTCACTGGCCAAGCACGAGATCAGCACGGCCAAGAACCCGATGTCTGAAACGACCGTTCAGGAAGCCATCTCCAAGATCACCGGAACGATGAAGCTGGGCAAGAAAGTCACGCACCGCAAGAGAAACCACTGA
- a CDS encoding DUF11 domain-containing protein: MDHTARTTDAIATYRLPVYRILMVAIALLVAVSSGCSRLRLPAVDPTGSCLFRPLPTTTSLALPGSGGEGCGCLGCLSGLKDSCLGCCLTKPGFKFPTPAFPEPADPPACPTPTNPSVALGQQRNEPCVPSAACSGSCATGPRAVLLGSEIDKQCGCLPDRGKRGCILLSPTKIVAPVGGEVVLLSGVCGDDGYLQMNEKLEWMLAPDSVGNFIQVGDDEPGVIGRFAGSRTRPEKKDPSYAIGITSTKKTLITRGNNDPRDDVRLEKGQTWITISSPSEGVSHVTVLAPDSECWDQRKSTATIYWVDATAQFPGAEIVPAGTPVELTTRVTRSEKTLPARGWKVRYEIMEPGLATFAGTGGSSVVEATVDDSGNATVQLDPVPGTSGSTAVNMQVIRPGGVTDNLPTLTLGEGQTSVTWSSPKLELRTGGPAVASYNTPYQVVANLRNPGNQAATNVRVDIEIPQGTRIIGTDSFARQLPNGVTWEIGTLPPQTQLDLFLDVASKAPVDLIFQARADGLAVQDSVRVDIFRPSLGLAVAPVEDRVEAGMPVTFNIDVTNNGDRPLTGAYVTATGDSSIIHESGGTGVRDNKDGPLQPGETWRKKVVFTPTQSGRRCIRVDAFTDGGQHATQDACTLVINPIPETPNLKVSVDGKSRVVVGDSTLVRASVTNDGRGEARNVNVDLIFDPQLQLLAATEGAGEQRIGQRIVTWNIPSIAPGQLVVLEGQFSAVAPSPRSRVTVTAESATGSRGTDEFIFEVTGNNQPAQPPRGPNLPPAGTSPEIPGGPAPLQGTPPNLGPGNNAPVTPSGPVRSGRLQTSIFGRDNPVRVNEPIRYSISVTNDSNQRDGQVGIQFALPDGIRMERLVPRTNPELSDYRIDTGVVSLPYIPNLEPGESVDFELVLSSNQAQTFNLNVGVRSLNFPDGYAESVTTQVIP, from the coding sequence ATGGATCACACCGCACGGACGACTGACGCGATCGCAACCTACAGGTTACCGGTATACCGGATCCTGATGGTCGCGATTGCGTTGCTGGTCGCCGTCAGCAGTGGATGCAGTCGTCTGCGACTTCCAGCGGTGGACCCAACGGGTTCCTGCCTATTTCGGCCTCTGCCAACGACCACATCCCTCGCTTTGCCCGGATCGGGCGGCGAGGGGTGTGGATGCTTGGGATGCCTCAGCGGATTGAAGGACAGCTGCCTCGGCTGCTGCCTGACCAAGCCGGGATTCAAATTCCCGACACCTGCATTCCCTGAACCAGCCGATCCGCCCGCGTGCCCAACACCGACCAATCCGTCGGTCGCATTGGGACAACAACGCAATGAACCCTGCGTTCCGAGCGCTGCATGTAGCGGATCCTGCGCTACTGGCCCGCGTGCGGTCCTATTGGGCAGCGAGATCGACAAACAGTGCGGCTGTTTGCCCGACCGTGGCAAACGTGGCTGCATTCTGCTGTCACCTACCAAGATTGTTGCCCCTGTGGGCGGCGAAGTCGTTCTGTTGTCAGGCGTCTGCGGTGATGATGGCTATCTGCAAATGAACGAAAAACTTGAATGGATGCTGGCACCCGATAGTGTCGGCAACTTCATTCAGGTCGGCGATGACGAACCCGGCGTGATCGGTCGTTTCGCAGGTTCACGCACACGTCCAGAAAAGAAAGATCCGTCCTACGCAATCGGAATCACCAGCACCAAGAAAACTCTGATCACTCGCGGCAACAACGATCCGCGAGACGATGTGCGTTTGGAAAAGGGTCAGACCTGGATCACGATCTCCAGCCCTAGCGAAGGCGTCAGCCACGTCACCGTGCTGGCCCCCGACAGCGAATGCTGGGACCAACGCAAATCAACCGCCACGATCTATTGGGTCGACGCCACGGCACAGTTCCCAGGCGCGGAAATCGTTCCGGCGGGGACACCTGTCGAACTGACGACTCGCGTGACTCGGTCCGAAAAGACTTTGCCAGCACGCGGCTGGAAAGTCCGCTACGAAATCATGGAACCTGGACTTGCCACGTTCGCTGGCACCGGCGGCTCTTCGGTCGTCGAAGCAACGGTCGATGATTCGGGCAACGCAACCGTCCAGCTAGATCCCGTTCCCGGCACCAGTGGCAGCACGGCTGTCAACATGCAGGTCATCCGGCCCGGCGGAGTCACCGACAACCTTCCGACCCTGACGTTGGGCGAAGGGCAAACGTCCGTGACTTGGTCGTCGCCCAAGCTGGAACTGCGCACCGGTGGACCGGCTGTTGCATCCTACAATACACCCTATCAAGTGGTCGCGAACCTACGAAATCCCGGCAACCAAGCGGCGACCAACGTTCGTGTCGACATCGAAATTCCCCAGGGAACTCGTATCATCGGCACCGATTCGTTCGCTCGCCAATTGCCCAACGGAGTGACGTGGGAAATCGGCACGCTCCCCCCTCAGACCCAATTGGATCTGTTCCTGGACGTGGCGTCCAAGGCCCCCGTCGACTTGATCTTCCAGGCTCGTGCCGACGGATTGGCGGTCCAGGACTCCGTTCGTGTCGACATTTTCCGACCATCGCTGGGCCTCGCCGTCGCTCCCGTCGAAGACCGAGTCGAAGCCGGAATGCCGGTCACGTTCAACATTGATGTGACCAACAATGGCGACCGTCCATTGACCGGGGCCTATGTCACGGCCACTGGTGATTCCTCGATCATCCATGAAAGCGGTGGAACCGGCGTTCGTGACAACAAGGATGGACCTCTTCAGCCCGGTGAAACGTGGCGAAAGAAGGTCGTCTTTACACCGACACAGTCCGGTCGTCGCTGCATTCGAGTCGACGCCTTTACCGATGGCGGGCAGCACGCCACCCAAGACGCATGCACGTTGGTCATCAACCCGATTCCCGAAACACCCAATCTGAAAGTCTCCGTTGACGGCAAGTCACGCGTTGTCGTCGGCGACTCGACCCTCGTTCGCGCTTCGGTGACCAACGATGGTCGCGGTGAAGCACGCAACGTGAACGTCGACCTGATCTTCGATCCCCAACTACAACTGCTTGCGGCTACGGAAGGTGCGGGTGAACAACGGATCGGTCAACGCATCGTCACGTGGAATATTCCCAGCATCGCCCCGGGCCAATTGGTGGTGCTAGAAGGTCAGTTCAGTGCCGTCGCACCGAGCCCCCGATCACGTGTCACCGTGACTGCCGAAAGTGCCACTGGATCACGTGGTACCGATGAATTCATCTTCGAAGTCACGGGAAACAACCAACCGGCCCAACCACCACGTGGCCCCAACCTGCCACCGGCGGGAACGTCACCCGAAATCCCAGGCGGACCAGCACCGCTGCAAGGCACGCCGCCGAACCTGGGACCTGGCAACAACGCACCAGTCACTCCATCGGGCCCCGTCCGAAGCGGACGCCTGCAAACGTCGATCTTTGGCCGCGACAACCCAGTCCGCGTCAACGAACCCATTCGCTACTCGATCAGTGTCACCAACGATTCGAACCAACGTGACGGACAAGTCGGAATCCAGTTCGCTTTGCCGGACGGGATTCGCATGGAACGATTGGTTCCTCGCACGAACCCAGAACTCAGTGACTATCGGATCGATACTGGAGTCGTCTCCTTGCCGTACATCCCAAATTTGGAACCGGGCGAATCGGTCGACTTTGAACTCGTGCTCAGTAGCAACCAGGCACAAACCTTCAACCTCAACGTCGGTGTGCGAAGCTTAAATTTCCCCGATGGTTACGCGGAATCAGTCACCACCCAAGTGATCCCTTAA
- a CDS encoding IS110 family transposase gives MNSTTLSTSTKARNRFNSSQADSTSLRLVNVAFDVGSDSLHWAMELPGLILSDQCENTSGEIRKTLRHIRDEAAEHGYDEVRVICESTGVYHRRLLQLTTSMAMRTCLVHGEAVAKFRAIQFGDHGKTDARDPRAVLTVPGQKASVCVMRKILKMFYGWYNSGQAFDRSRVFVMASQHKKAA, from the coding sequence ATGAATTCTACAACACTCTCGACCTCGACAAAAGCAAGAAATCGATTCAATTCGAGCCAGGCCGATTCCACTTCGCTGCGGCTCGTGAATGTCGCGTTTGACGTCGGCAGCGATTCGCTGCACTGGGCGATGGAACTGCCAGGTCTGATATTGAGCGACCAGTGTGAGAACACCAGCGGTGAGATTCGCAAGACGCTCCGGCACATCCGCGACGAAGCAGCCGAGCATGGCTACGATGAAGTTCGCGTCATCTGTGAGTCGACCGGTGTCTATCACCGCCGCTTGTTGCAATTGACAACAAGCATGGCCATGCGAACATGCCTCGTTCATGGCGAGGCGGTCGCCAAGTTCCGAGCGATTCAGTTCGGCGATCATGGCAAGACGGACGCCAGAGATCCGCGAGCGGTGCTGACGGTGCCCGGACAGAAAGCGAGCGTCTGCGTGATGCGCAAGATCCTGAAAATGTTTTACGGCTGGTACAACAGCGGCCAAGCGTTCGATCGGAGCCGCGTGTTCGTGATGGCCAGCCAGCACAAAAAGGCCGCTTAG
- a CDS encoding tyrosine-type recombinase/integrase, whose product MAMSPRRLRTPLFTGHHLHCETFPRHLKVAVDAAGIHKHVTSHTFRHCFATHLLWSGTDIRVVQELLGHSDVKTTMIYTHVMNRPGVVVVSPLDRLKEAGQQRGLNNGGAKAGEAALGNAVA is encoded by the coding sequence ATGGCAATGTCGCCGCGTCGACTCAGAACACCGCTTTTCACGGGGCACCATTTGCACTGCGAAACGTTCCCGCGACATTTGAAAGTCGCGGTCGATGCGGCGGGCATCCACAAGCATGTCACCAGTCACACTTTTCGACATTGCTTCGCAACCCATTTGCTGTGGTCCGGCACGGACATTCGCGTGGTTCAAGAACTGCTCGGGCACAGCGACGTGAAAACCACGATGATCTATACGCACGTCATGAACCGGCCGGGGGTCGTGGTTGTTAGTCCGCTGGATCGTTTGAAAGAAGCCGGCCAGCAGCGCGGCTTGAATAACGGTGGGGCGAAGGCTGGTGAGGCTGCGTTGGGAAATGCCGTTGCTTGA
- the gcvP gene encoding aminomethyl-transferring glycine dehydrogenase produces MSTASTSDSPAASHLGDADAKTLLDFADGFIRRHIGPSEGELTDMLGRLGFSTLDELSDSTVPANIRLDQPLDIPAPRGESEFLSGLKQIAAKNRVYRSCIGMGYTGTVTPPVILRNVMENPGWYTQYTPYQAEISQGRLEALLNFQTMIADLTGLPLAGASLLDEATAAAEAMGMCIAISNHKKCGFYASDQCHPQTLALLQTRAEGLGVELKIGPLSEIDFEHGKGGLGGVLVQYPTTDGQIHDYSDLAARAAKAGCLVVASADLLGLTLLQPPGEWGADICVGSAQRFGVPMGLGGPHAAFISTHDKYARKLPGRLIGVSKDSHGNRALRMAIQTREQHIRRDKATSNICTAQALLAIISSFYGVYHGPDGLRQIAARTQAYTCALARGLQRLGHSIDGHATDPNASDGRRPIFDTIRIRLGKGRMHAARQVADAARERQINLREYDDGSLGVTLDETVDRALIADLLAAFNFGHFTGFDVDELLAEADDAGMLDFGSLSRTSAFMTHEVFHRYHSETELLRYIFKLMGRDLSLAHSMIALGSCTMKLNATSEMLPVTWPEFSDIHPFAPDTQWRGYTQMFRELERWLSEVTGFAAVSLQPNAGAQGEYAGLLVIRAYHEHAAAKLGQPNVRNVCLIPTSAHGTNPASAVMAGMKVVAVKCDNRGDVDVEDLRSKATQYRDQLSALMITYPSTHGVFESTIREVCDLIHENGGQVYMDGANMNAQVGLTSPGKCGADVCHLNLHKTFCIPHGGGGPGMGPISVASQLVPFLPGHPIQRPDTAGEFAIGPVSASPYGSSSILTISYVYIAMMGGVGLRKATQVAILNANYMAQRLREHYDVLYTDRDGRVAHEFIIDCRDFEKTAGVKVEDITKRLMDYGFHGPTMSFPVPGTLMIEPTESESKSELDRFCDAMIAIREEIREIETGSMDREDNPLKHAPHTMAAVSDDEWNHGYSRQQAAWPVAWLRDAKFWPTVGRIDNAYGDRNLVCSCPPMDDYS; encoded by the coding sequence ATGAGCACAGCATCGACTTCTGATAGCCCTGCCGCTTCCCACCTTGGCGACGCAGACGCGAAAACGTTGCTGGATTTTGCTGACGGATTCATTCGTCGGCACATTGGTCCGTCGGAAGGCGAATTGACGGACATGTTGGGGCGACTCGGTTTTTCGACCTTGGACGAACTCTCCGACTCCACGGTGCCAGCCAACATTCGTTTGGACCAACCCCTGGACATTCCCGCCCCACGGGGCGAATCCGAATTTCTTTCGGGATTAAAGCAGATTGCGGCAAAGAACCGCGTCTATCGATCCTGTATCGGGATGGGATACACCGGGACCGTGACGCCACCGGTGATCCTCCGCAACGTGATGGAAAACCCGGGCTGGTACACCCAGTACACACCGTACCAAGCGGAGATTTCCCAGGGCCGTCTCGAGGCGCTGCTGAACTTTCAAACGATGATCGCTGACCTGACCGGATTGCCGCTGGCCGGGGCAAGCCTGTTGGATGAAGCCACTGCGGCGGCCGAAGCGATGGGCATGTGTATCGCCATCAGCAACCACAAGAAGTGCGGTTTCTATGCCAGTGATCAATGTCATCCGCAGACTCTGGCGTTGCTGCAGACCCGTGCCGAAGGATTGGGCGTTGAACTGAAAATCGGCCCTCTTAGCGAGATTGATTTCGAACACGGTAAGGGCGGCTTGGGGGGAGTGCTGGTTCAGTACCCGACCACCGACGGTCAGATTCACGACTACAGCGATCTGGCCGCACGCGCGGCGAAGGCTGGATGTTTGGTGGTCGCGTCGGCAGACCTGCTTGGACTGACTCTTTTGCAACCGCCCGGCGAATGGGGGGCGGACATCTGTGTCGGCAGCGCTCAGCGGTTCGGTGTCCCGATGGGGCTTGGTGGTCCACACGCGGCGTTCATTTCGACGCACGACAAGTACGCCCGAAAGTTGCCCGGCCGACTGATCGGTGTTTCCAAAGATTCGCACGGAAACCGGGCGCTGCGAATGGCGATTCAGACTCGCGAACAACACATCCGCCGCGACAAAGCAACCAGCAACATTTGCACGGCGCAGGCTTTGTTGGCGATCATCAGTTCTTTCTACGGTGTCTATCATGGGCCCGACGGACTTCGCCAGATCGCGGCCCGGACTCAGGCCTATACATGTGCGCTCGCTCGCGGGCTGCAGCGACTCGGGCACTCCATCGACGGCCATGCGACCGATCCGAATGCCAGCGACGGACGTCGGCCGATTTTTGACACGATCCGCATCCGTCTCGGCAAAGGACGAATGCACGCGGCACGTCAAGTCGCGGATGCCGCACGCGAACGCCAGATCAACTTGCGTGAATACGACGACGGATCGTTGGGCGTGACCTTGGACGAAACCGTCGACCGCGCGTTGATTGCGGATCTATTGGCCGCTTTCAACTTTGGTCACTTTACCGGCTTCGATGTCGATGAACTTCTGGCCGAAGCCGACGATGCGGGAATGCTAGACTTCGGTTCGCTGTCGCGGACAAGCGCCTTCATGACCCACGAAGTCTTTCATCGCTACCACAGCGAAACCGAGTTGCTGCGGTACATCTTCAAATTGATGGGACGCGACCTATCGCTGGCGCATTCGATGATCGCGCTGGGGTCGTGCACCATGAAGTTGAACGCGACCAGCGAGATGCTTCCGGTTACATGGCCGGAATTTTCGGACATCCATCCCTTTGCACCCGATACACAGTGGCGCGGCTACACGCAGATGTTCCGCGAATTGGAACGTTGGTTGTCCGAGGTCACCGGATTTGCGGCCGTCAGTCTGCAGCCCAACGCCGGTGCCCAGGGCGAATATGCAGGACTGTTGGTAATCCGAGCCTATCACGAACACGCTGCTGCGAAACTTGGTCAACCGAATGTTCGAAACGTGTGTTTGATTCCGACGTCGGCACACGGAACCAATCCCGCGTCCGCGGTGATGGCGGGCATGAAGGTGGTGGCGGTCAAATGTGACAACCGAGGCGACGTTGACGTCGAAGACTTGCGCAGCAAAGCGACTCAGTATCGCGACCAACTTTCGGCGCTGATGATCACATACCCGTCGACGCACGGCGTCTTTGAATCGACAATTCGCGAAGTATGCGATCTGATTCATGAAAATGGCGGCCAGGTGTACATGGACGGCGCCAACATGAACGCTCAAGTCGGGCTGACCAGCCCCGGGAAGTGCGGCGCCGACGTCTGTCACCTGAACTTGCACAAGACCTTCTGCATTCCGCATGGCGGCGGTGGTCCAGGAATGGGGCCGATTTCAGTGGCATCCCAGTTGGTGCCGTTCTTGCCGGGGCACCCGATTCAACGCCCGGATACCGCGGGCGAGTTTGCGATTGGGCCGGTGTCGGCTTCGCCTTACGGCAGTTCCAGCATCCTGACCATCAGCTATGTGTATATCGCGATGATGGGCGGCGTCGGACTCCGCAAAGCGACTCAGGTGGCAATTCTGAACGCCAACTACATGGCCCAGCGATTGCGAGAACATTACGACGTCTTGTACACCGATCGCGATGGACGCGTGGCGCACGAATTCATCATCGATTGTCGTGACTTTGAAAAGACCGCGGGCGTCAAAGTCGAGGACATCACGAAGCGATTGATGGACTATGGATTCCACGGGCCGACGATGTCGTTCCCGGTCCCCGGAACCTTGATGATCGAACCGACCGAGAGCGAGTCGAAATCGGAACTAGACCGTTTCTGTGACGCGATGATTGCGATCCGTGAGGAGATTCGTGAAATCGAAACGGGATCGATGGACCGCGAGGATAACCCGCTGAAACATGCCCCGCATACGATGGCGGCCGTTTCCGACGACGAGTGGAATCACGGGTATTCGCGTCAGCAAGCGGCTTGGCCTGTGGCCTGGCTGCGTGATGCAAAGTTCTGGCCCACCGTGGGCCGAATCGACAATGCCTACGGGGATCGCAATTTGGTCTGCTCGTGCCCGCCGATGGACGATTATTCGTAG